One part of the Pandoraea faecigallinarum genome encodes these proteins:
- a CDS encoding CesT family type III secretion system chaperone, with amino-acid sequence MQDLHTFHNVVGELLHHIGFFAFDPAPDQEVVSLDVEERMSVHFGAIDHASWFMLAEFNETPSTDSLMAALSANRLRANFRQPVFSLNDNGTLNCWMKMPLAGQDRATLADAFGELLDVAQALPSAN; translated from the coding sequence ATGCAAGATCTGCACACTTTTCACAACGTTGTCGGTGAGTTGCTGCACCACATCGGATTTTTCGCGTTCGACCCGGCGCCGGATCAGGAGGTCGTGAGTCTGGACGTCGAGGAGCGCATGTCAGTGCACTTCGGCGCGATCGACCACGCCTCATGGTTCATGCTGGCCGAGTTCAACGAAACGCCGTCGACCGACTCGCTGATGGCCGCGCTGTCGGCCAACCGTCTGCGCGCGAACTTCCGTCAGCCGGTGTTCTCACTCAACGACAACGGAACGCTCAACTGCTGGATGAAGATGCCTCTCGCGGGGCAGGATCGCGCCACGCTCGCCGACGCCTTCGGCGAATTGCTCGACGTCGCGCAGGCGTTGCCGTCCGCAAACTAG